One Algibacter sp. L3A6 genomic region harbors:
- the gltB gene encoding glutamate synthase large subunit, whose translation MLKKQGLYLPEFEHENCGAGFICNLKGEKTNQIIHDALEILVKLEHRGGVSADGKTGDGAGLLIDIPHDYFKRVCDFNIPEQREYAVGMVFLPKVTNQYNFCKTTFENEIKGQGLSILGWREVPVDSSQLGPIALASEPNIEQLFVGKTEDITDADFRAKLYAARKITEHTISQSKISESNYFYVPSFSTSTLIYKGIIMPEDIGPYYTDLQQIDLVTRLALVHQRFSTNTMPTWELAQPFRYMCQNGEINTLRGNVSRMRVREEIMKSDVFGPQIDKLFPIILPGKSDSASMDMVVELLTHTGRSLPEIMMMMIPEAWEKHATMSEERKAFYEYNACIMEPWDGPASVPFTDGDYVGALLDRNGLRPSRYTITKSGKLIMSSEIGVVDIAPEDVERHGRLEPGKMFLVDMNKGRIIEDEEIKSKIVSERPYKEWLDNTRLHLKDVPYNNETCSIETIDIKTRQRLFNYTFEDIQEVITPMAIVGKEALGSMGIDTPLAVLSDRPQLISNYFKQLFAQVTNPPLDGIREEIVTDISLNLGKDRNIFSITDRQCRKLKIQNPVISNPDLEKIRNISVEGFKAETIQMLYPKTQGLNGLEDALEDVIVQIEKALDRKTNIIILSDRGVNQEFAPIPCLLACSYVNHQLNRLRKRSYFDIIIESAEPREPHHFATLFGYGASAVNPYMVNEIIRMQVKEGFITGMDEQKAVDNFNKAIGKGILKVMNKIGISTLHSYRGSQIFEIVGFNSQFVEKYFPYTASRIEGIGLYEIEKEINERYKQAYPDNTIDKNLGLNIGGDYRWRRNGERHLFNPTTVAKLQQAVRLSDQASYDVYAKAINEQSENLMTIRGLFEFDNLDPIPLDEVEPWTEIVKRFKTGAMSYGSISREAHENLAIAMNRIGGKSNSGEGGEDRRRFQKDSNGDSRNSAIKQVASGRFGVTSHYLTSAKEIQIKMAQGAKPGEGGQLPGHKVLPWIAETRNSTPFVGLISPPPHHDIYSIEDLAQLIYDLKNANREARINVKLVSEVGVGTIAAGVSKAKADVVLISGYDGGTGASPLTSLKHAGLPWELGLAEAQQTLVLNNLRSRIVVECDGQLKTGRDVAIAALLGAEEFGFATAPLVASGCIMMRKCHLNTCPVGIATQDKELRKNFKGTPEHVINFFFYIAEELRAIMAQLGFRTLGEMVGQTHKINSNKAINHYKAKGLDLSAILHRPEAYKHMSVKNTEQQDHNLDNVIDFRILKDSHRALYRKEKMNLSYPIKNTDRSVGAIVSNEISKIYGHLGLPEDTLNIKFTGSAGQSFGAFGAHGLTFMVDGNTNDYLGKGLSGAKLIVKKPAKADFLAENNIIVGNVCLFGAVQGEAYINGIAGERFAVRNSGATTVVEGVGDHCCEYMTGGKVVVLGSTGRNFAAGMSGGIAYVYDPENKFVNGLCNTETIEFEDITAEDAEDLKATIQKHVTYTESKLGKRLLEDWDTSLSNFVRVMPTEYKSALIRLATEEPMVEELTIG comes from the coding sequence ATGCTGAAGAAACAAGGACTCTATTTACCGGAATTTGAACACGAAAACTGTGGCGCTGGTTTTATTTGTAATCTTAAAGGAGAAAAAACAAATCAAATTATTCACGACGCGTTAGAAATTCTAGTAAAATTAGAACACCGTGGTGGCGTTAGTGCCGACGGAAAAACTGGTGATGGTGCTGGTTTATTAATTGATATTCCACACGATTATTTTAAACGCGTATGCGATTTCAATATTCCAGAACAAAGAGAATATGCCGTAGGTATGGTGTTTTTGCCAAAGGTGACAAACCAATATAATTTTTGTAAAACTACTTTCGAAAACGAAATTAAAGGGCAAGGGCTTTCTATTTTAGGATGGCGTGAAGTTCCTGTAGATTCGTCTCAATTAGGACCTATTGCCTTAGCATCTGAACCTAATATTGAGCAGTTATTTGTTGGTAAAACAGAAGATATTACCGATGCTGATTTTAGAGCTAAATTATACGCTGCTAGAAAGATAACAGAGCATACTATTAGCCAGTCTAAAATCTCTGAAAGCAACTATTTCTACGTACCAAGTTTCTCTACTAGCACGCTAATATATAAAGGTATTATTATGCCTGAAGATATTGGACCATACTATACAGATTTACAACAAATAGATTTAGTAACTCGTTTAGCGCTAGTTCACCAACGTTTTTCAACGAATACTATGCCAACTTGGGAGTTAGCACAACCGTTTAGATACATGTGCCAGAATGGTGAAATTAACACCCTTCGTGGAAATGTAAGTAGAATGCGTGTTCGTGAAGAAATCATGAAATCTGATGTTTTCGGACCGCAAATAGATAAATTATTCCCAATTATCCTTCCAGGAAAATCCGATTCGGCTTCTATGGATATGGTGGTTGAATTATTAACACACACAGGACGATCATTACCAGAAATCATGATGATGATGATTCCTGAAGCATGGGAAAAACACGCTACCATGTCTGAAGAGCGTAAAGCTTTTTACGAATACAACGCTTGTATCATGGAACCTTGGGATGGTCCGGCATCTGTACCTTTTACAGACGGCGATTATGTTGGGGCTTTATTAGATAGAAATGGTTTAAGACCTTCTCGATATACAATAACTAAAAGTGGTAAATTAATCATGTCGTCAGAGATTGGTGTGGTTGATATTGCTCCCGAAGATGTTGAAAGACACGGACGTTTAGAGCCAGGAAAAATGTTCTTGGTAGACATGAACAAAGGTCGTATTATCGAAGATGAAGAAATAAAAAGTAAAATTGTTTCAGAAAGACCATATAAAGAATGGTTAGACAATACAAGATTACACTTAAAAGACGTTCCTTATAACAACGAAACCTGTTCGATAGAAACTATTGATATCAAAACAAGACAACGTTTATTCAATTATACGTTTGAAGATATTCAAGAAGTTATTACACCAATGGCAATTGTTGGAAAAGAAGCTTTAGGTTCTATGGGTATCGATACACCATTAGCGGTTTTATCGGATAGACCTCAACTTATTTCAAACTACTTTAAGCAATTATTCGCACAAGTAACAAACCCACCATTAGATGGTATTCGTGAAGAAATTGTAACAGATATTAGTTTAAATTTAGGTAAAGACAGAAACATTTTCAGTATTACCGATAGACAGTGTAGAAAACTTAAAATTCAAAATCCGGTAATTTCAAATCCCGATTTAGAAAAAATAAGAAACATTTCAGTTGAAGGTTTTAAAGCTGAAACGATTCAAATGTTATATCCAAAAACACAAGGACTTAATGGTCTGGAAGATGCTTTGGAAGACGTTATAGTACAGATAGAAAAAGCATTGGATCGCAAAACAAACATCATTATCCTTTCAGATAGAGGTGTAAATCAAGAATTTGCTCCAATACCTTGTTTATTAGCTTGTTCTTATGTAAACCACCAATTAAACCGTTTACGTAAGCGTTCTTACTTCGATATTATTATCGAATCTGCAGAACCACGTGAGCCACATCATTTTGCTACTTTATTTGGTTATGGCGCATCTGCTGTAAACCCATATATGGTGAACGAAATTATTAGAATGCAAGTTAAAGAAGGCTTCATTACTGGTATGGACGAGCAAAAAGCCGTTGATAATTTCAACAAAGCGATTGGAAAAGGTATTTTAAAAGTAATGAACAAAATCGGGATCTCAACATTACACTCGTATAGAGGTTCTCAAATTTTCGAAATTGTTGGTTTCAACTCTCAATTTGTTGAAAAATATTTCCCATACACCGCTTCTAGAATTGAAGGTATTGGTTTATATGAAATTGAAAAAGAAATTAACGAACGCTATAAACAAGCCTACCCAGATAATACTATTGATAAAAACTTAGGTTTAAATATTGGTGGTGATTACCGTTGGAGAAGAAATGGCGAACGTCACTTATTCAACCCAACAACAGTTGCTAAACTTCAACAAGCAGTTCGTTTAAGCGACCAGGCTAGTTATGATGTTTACGCAAAAGCAATAAACGAACAGTCGGAAAATTTAATGACCATTCGTGGTTTATTTGAATTCGACAACTTAGATCCAATTCCTTTAGATGAAGTAGAACCATGGACTGAAATCGTTAAACGATTCAAAACAGGTGCTATGTCTTACGGATCTATTTCTCGTGAAGCGCACGAAAATTTAGCGATTGCCATGAACCGTATTGGAGGTAAATCTAATTCTGGTGAAGGTGGAGAAGATCGTAGACGTTTCCAAAAAGATAGTAATGGCGACAGTAGAAACTCTGCAATTAAGCAGGTAGCTTCTGGACGTTTTGGAGTAACTTCTCACTATTTAACAAGTGCGAAGGAAATTCAAATAAAAATGGCTCAAGGTGCAAAACCTGGAGAAGGTGGGCAGTTACCAGGACATAAAGTATTGCCTTGGATTGCTGAAACAAGAAACTCAACACCTTTTGTTGGTTTAATTTCACCACCGCCGCATCACGATATTTATTCTATTGAAGATTTAGCACAACTTATCTACGATTTAAAAAATGCAAATCGTGAAGCAAGAATTAATGTAAAATTAGTTTCAGAAGTTGGTGTAGGTACTATTGCTGCAGGTGTTTCTAAAGCAAAAGCAGATGTAGTTCTTATTTCTGGTTATGATGGAGGAACAGGAGCTTCACCGCTTACCTCTTTAAAACACGCTGGTTTACCTTGGGAACTTGGTTTAGCCGAAGCACAACAAACATTAGTTTTAAACAACCTTAGAAGCCGTATTGTTGTAGAATGTGATGGCCAATTAAAAACAGGTCGTGATGTTGCAATAGCAGCTTTATTAGGAGCTGAAGAATTTGGCTTTGCAACAGCACCATTAGTAGCTTCTGGATGTATCATGATGCGTAAGTGTCATTTAAATACATGCCCTGTTGGTATCGCAACTCAAGATAAAGAGTTACGTAAAAACTTTAAAGGCACACCAGAGCACGTTATTAACTTCTTCTTCTATATTGCTGAAGAATTAAGAGCGATTATGGCGCAATTAGGTTTTAGAACTTTAGGAGAAATGGTTGGGCAAACGCACAAAATCAATTCAAATAAAGCTATAAACCACTATAAAGCAAAAGGTTTAGATTTATCAGCTATTTTACACAGACCAGAAGCATACAAGCATATGTCTGTTAAAAATACAGAGCAACAAGATCACAACTTAGATAATGTTATTGATTTCAGAATTCTTAAAGATTCGCATCGCGCACTTTACAGAAAAGAAAAAATGAACTTATCATACCCAATAAAAAACACAGACCGTTCAGTAGGAGCCATTGTAAGTAACGAAATTTCTAAAATTTACGGACACCTTGGTTTACCAGAAGATACTTTAAATATTAAGTTTACAGGTTCTGCCGGTCAAAGTTTTGGAGCTTTTGGTGCACACGGTTTAACATTTATGGTCGACGGAAATACAAACGATTATTTAGGTAAAGGTTTATCTGGAGCTAAATTAATCGTGAAGAAACCTGCTAAAGCAGACTTCTTAGCCGAAAACAACATTATAGTTGGTAACGTTTGTTTATTTGGAGCCGTACAAGGTGAAGCATACATTAACGGTATTGCTGGAGAACGTTTTGCAGTAAGAAACTCTGGAGCAACTACAGTTGTAGAAGGTGTAGGTGATCACTGTTGTGAATACATGACAGGTGGTAAAGTTGTTGTTCTTGGATCTACAGGAAGAAACTTTGCAGCTGGTATGAGTGGTGGTATTGCTTATGTTTACGATCCAGAAAACAAATTTGTAAACGGACTTTGTAATACTGAAACTATCGAATTTGAAGATATTACAGCAGAAGATGCAGAAGATTTAAAAGCAACAATTCAAAAACACGTAACATATACCGAAAGTAAATTAGGTAAACGATTACTAGAAGATTGGGACACAAGCTTAAGCAATTTTGTTCGCGTTATGCCAACAGAATACAAAAGCGCTTTAATACGCTTAGCAACTGAAGAACCAATGGTAGAAGAATTAACAATAGGATAG
- a CDS encoding outer membrane beta-barrel protein: MKNFFKLSLLFVAAIGFAQEDEKPKLSISGSVDAYYQTYLTAPDNVGAGFGTAFAGQSGFALGMGNLIASYEGEKAGAVLDLVTGPRGAGATFNSDIVDGIVNQAYVYWNVSEGTTLTFGRFNTFLGYEVISPAANFNYSTSYLFSSGPFSHMGIKADFALSEDFSLMLAITNPWDVNDTSMTGEYALGAQLGYKGQFLNLYYDSGSNDGLGFEVDYTGGFDLSDTFFMGINAAYNDNDGAGFYGAALYPQVATSDSFSVGLRGEYFGYHAEDLDDLPSVFAATLTGSYTVDNLIIKPEIRLDSWSNNEPFVDNDGMATDNLAAFTLAAIYSF; this comes from the coding sequence ATGAAAAACTTTTTTAAACTTTCACTGCTTTTTGTTGCTGCAATAGGCTTTGCTCAAGAAGATGAAAAACCAAAATTATCTATTAGCGGTAGTGTAGATGCTTATTACCAAACGTATTTAACAGCTCCGGATAATGTAGGTGCTGGTTTTGGAACTGCATTTGCAGGACAATCAGGATTTGCTTTAGGTATGGGTAATCTTATAGCGAGTTACGAAGGTGAAAAAGCTGGAGCAGTACTTGATTTAGTTACTGGGCCAAGAGGTGCAGGTGCTACTTTCAATAGTGATATTGTAGATGGTATTGTAAATCAAGCATATGTTTACTGGAATGTTTCAGAAGGAACAACATTAACTTTTGGTAGATTTAATACGTTTTTAGGGTACGAAGTAATTTCTCCTGCTGCAAACTTTAACTACAGTACATCTTACTTATTTTCTAGTGGGCCTTTTTCTCATATGGGTATAAAAGCTGATTTTGCTTTATCTGAAGATTTTAGCTTAATGTTAGCAATTACTAATCCATGGGATGTTAATGATACTTCAATGACTGGAGAATATGCATTAGGTGCTCAATTAGGATATAAAGGTCAATTCTTAAATTTATACTACGATAGTGGGTCTAACGACGGTTTAGGTTTTGAAGTTGACTATACTGGTGGTTTTGATTTGTCTGATACTTTCTTTATGGGAATTAACGCAGCATATAATGATAATGACGGTGCTGGTTTCTACGGAGCTGCTCTATATCCTCAAGTAGCTACTTCTGATAGCTTTTCTGTTGGGTTAAGAGGGGAGTATTTTGGATACCATGCTGAAGATTTAGATGATTTGCCAAGTGTATTTGCTGCAACTTTAACAGGTAGCTATACTGTAGATAACTTAATTATTAAGCCAGAAATAAGATTAGATTCTTGGAGTAATAATGAGCCATTTGTTGATAACGATGGAATGGCAACAGATAACTTAGCTGCATTTACTTTAGCTGCTATCTACTCTTTCTAA